Part of the Litoribrevibacter albus genome is shown below.
AAGGAAAAGTTTGAACGTTCCAAACCGCACGTTAACGTTGGTACTATCGGTCACGTTGACCACGGTAAAACAACTCTAACTGCAGCATTGACTCGTGTATGTGCTGAAGTATTTGGTGGTGC
Proteins encoded:
- a CDS encoding GTP-binding protein, with amino-acid sequence MAKEKFERSKPHVNVGTIGHVDHGKTTLTAALTRVCAEVFGGA